ATAGAAATAGAACTCTAACTATCATATCCATCTCGTCGTCCGGTGTGTCTCTTGACTTGAGATATATGAGATACTCGTTATCAACAGGATAGGTCCGCTATAAAGTCTAGTGGTCAAAAAGTCTAGCGGACTAAAAAACTTTTGTTGCCGAGTTGAGGGTGCTTGCTTGGTATTACTAGGTTCTAAAAGAGTTTTCTTCGATCAAGCGGTCTTTCTATCTTTTTGATTTTATGACCAAGGCAATGTCTTTTTGTTGATGAGATGGATTGGTCTTTACATAGTATAATATCTCAACTTAGGAGATTCAGTTGATATTGAAATATGATACATTGATTTAGTAATCTGGAAAATAAAGGAAGCAAAGAACTAATAGAGTGAAATGTGATACATCGATTTTCTTTTACCTCCCATTTGGGAGGATTATAGTTTTTCCACACTTCCTCTTCAGAGTGAGTCAAACCAGGTGTTTTACCAACTAAGCAATCCTCACTTGTGGATACTTTGATTTGGTTTttgtagtgattttttttttttttttgttcgccTTATATGATGATGCCTTCTGCAACGCAGTTTTCAAGAGACCTTTCTGCGATCAATTTTTGAAGTTTTGCCTTGAAAGATTTGAAGTCGGGCTGTGGTCGTCTACCATGGAGTTAGTATTCgcaaattgaattggaattaatCTAGTTATTTAGTTAACTAATCTATTGAAACTACATTTTTATTATACTTTTAATTTGCTTTCACCCATTTTTTATAGGAGAAACATGGACGCTATTTTAGACAACATCATGGTTGGGCTTCGAAGAAAGTTGTTATTTGTATGGGTAAGTTTCTTTAATATAAACTACTAAGCACTAATTTTGCTTATCGAGGTTAAACAAACAATATTTAATTATGAATGTTTGCTCGATAGGTGACCCTCTTAATTCGCTCTTTGCAGTGGAAGCCTacttaatctttatattttatgtttttTATATAAGATTCGCATAATGAATATTCATTTGTTATCAATGGAAATCTTCTTATAATCCTAAATTTAGATGCTGAGGGCACCCCCAAAGAGCGGGAATTCCGTAACATGTCCTAATTTTGTGTTTCTAATAAGTTATTTAATGACTGGCATGTTCAATTGTATTCATAATGTGTTGGGTTGGGATTCCCGTCACATTTCCTATTTTATGTCTTGTGTTTCTAATAAGTTGCTTAATGATTGGCATGTTGAATTGCACTCATAACATGTTGATTGGCATGTTGAATTGCACTCATTATACATCAATGAGAAGTTAATTCAATAAGTTTGACAACCCTTTCTTAATTATTATCGTTATTTTATATTGGAAAGTAACAACTCCAATTTTGTTTTGtaggatcaacaaaaatgtattgACAGTGGCTTTAAGTGCTTGGAGAAAAAGGAGAAGCCCATTTTCTTGAAGCCAATGAACAAAATATGGGAAAACAAGGATCATCTCCTTCCTTTTCACGGCGGAAAGTTTTCAAAATCAAATACACTTATGATTGATGATGAGCCCCACACTGCTCTTATAAATCCTGTATGTTTTGCAATTTAGTGGATTTATAGAAGAAATTTTGTTACTGAGACTAACATATAGTTCTCGTTTGATTTAATTTGCAGCCTAATACAGCGGTTTTTCCTCCAGTTTTCAAAGTTGGAAATGGCAAAGACACATTTCTTGGTAACAAACATATATTAATCCTTGATATTCACTAATTGGATTTAGCACATATACACTAATAGTGTAACAGAACTATAATAAGGATTTTTAAAATGAATGCTCGCAGatgtataatatacataaattttacaaaattagTGTATAATTTATGTACATTTCGCTAGCAGACGTAATTATTTGTATTCGATCGGACAAATGTGTAGCTTGCCTGTTATTATACTATTACGTCACTTGTCCATAATAAGTAGATTGCTTATAGTGTATGTTCTTTCTACTTTGtcgatatatataatataaatctgATCTGATAATTTATATGTTGATATAGGTCCTAAGGGTGAAATGCGGAAGTTTCTAGATGGTCTTGCTGATGCAGATGATGTTCAAACGTATGTGAAAGAACATCCCTTAATTGGACAACCTGCGATAACCACCTCTCATCCTGATTGGGATTACTATGCGAAGATAATTGACAGTTTTGTTGGCATAAAAAAAAGAAGCATCTGAAGTTATAGTCATTTGAGATGTTACTTGCCTGTGGGCTACAAATGATATAGTAGTAATTATAATAATGTGTATCATTTGAGATGTTACTCGCCTGTGGGCTACAAATGATATAGTAGTAACTATAATAATGTGTGTAAGTTTGCCTGTTAAGCAGAAATTCAGAACATTTCGTGAAGTTTGTAATGTGTTGCCTGTTGAAAAGAATTTTATCCAATCCCGTAATTGCTCTTTACGTTGATTACTACTGATTTGGTTGGGGTTACGATGATCACAGTAGACTGCCAGAAACACACTCAACTtctattttcttgttcatattgCAATGGTGACTGAACAAATTTTTGCCTTTAAATTTTGAgtacatcattttttttttaattttttttttcaattcggtATTCAATATTCGTATTGAGGTCAAATAAACACTCATATGCTACTTTCTTGTTAAGGGTGACTGAACAGACTTCTGTCTTCAAATTTTTAGTACatatttttccttattttctACTCCCTACGTGCTAATATTTATATGGCAAGTTCGGATTTCGAGAGTTAAATCTTTTTATTTTGaacgtgaatatgaatatggaatCTTTATGTTTTTTTGTGATAGAATTTAGATATCTGAAAATTACGTAAAAAGTACTACTATAAATTACTATAATtgacaaaatatttaaaagacatatgaaaaagTCGTTGTCAAAGAATAACTCGTTCGATATTTGTATTGGACCAGATAAACATTCATCTGCTATTTCCTTGTTCCCATTGGGAGGTTGACTGAACAGACTGTTGCCTTTCCAATTTAAGTCTTGGAAATCAGAAAGACTGGTACCTGCCTTAATTACAGAATTTGAACGGGTTTAATTTTTGACCATTAATTAATAAACCTTGACCAATGCCACTATAAATATACATAATAACCATGGCTTTTTCATATCTGTCTAAGTAGTATTATCACTAAAGTCTTTTCTTCAATTAACTATGGCAAGAAACCTTCCTAACTTGAAGTTGAAAATCATCGTGGCTAATTCTGATAGTGGTGGCACTAGTGATTATGAAGATGAAAAGAACACTACTACAAAAGAATTGGACCTTCCATTAGAGAAATTAAACCTTGGGCCAAAAAAAAACTA
The nucleotide sequence above comes from Lycium barbarum isolate Lr01 chromosome 3, ASM1917538v2, whole genome shotgun sequence. Encoded proteins:
- the LOC132629919 gene encoding uncharacterized protein LOC132629919 isoform X2 yields the protein MERNMDAILDNIMVGLRRKLLFVWDQQKCIDSGFKCLEKKEKPIFLKPMNKIWENKDHLLPFHGGKFSKSNTLMIDDEPHTALINPPNTAVFPPVFKVGNGKDTFLGPKGEMRKFLDGLADADDVQTYVKEHPLIGQPAITTSHPDWDYYAKIIDSFVGIKKRSI
- the LOC132629919 gene encoding uncharacterized protein LOC132629919 isoform X1; this translates as MTKNLSNLKLKNLVSDDSSSDDKGKKVTKKIELDLPLEKLNLGPKKKLLVLNLGGLLVHRVHRRDMFNFQSYKPDLICGNFSVFKRPFCDQFLKFCLERFEVGLWSSTMERNMDAILDNIMVGLRRKLLFVWDQQKCIDSGFKCLEKKEKPIFLKPMNKIWENKDHLLPFHGGKFSKSNTLMIDDEPHTALINPPNTAVFPPVFKVGNGKDTFLGPKGEMRKFLDGLADADDVQTYVKEHPLIGQPAITTSHPDWDYYAKIIDSFVGIKKRSI